In Bacteroidales bacterium, a single genomic region encodes these proteins:
- a CDS encoding beta-phosphoglucomutase family hydrolase: MELHAFDAVIFDLDGVITKTALVHSAAWKKMFDGYLRERETKYGEPFREFTLKDDYLPFVDGKPRYKGVESFLESRGISIPYGNPSDDTKMETVCGIGNRKNIAFNEALKTDGVQVYESTVALIHRLKEEGIRVGVASSSKNCRQVLETAGLLDLFETRVDGEVSAELGLKGKPQPDIFTVAADNLGVTYDRAVVVEDAVSGVEAGRKGNFGLVLGIAREENEKELYANGADIVVKDMADFGFESISQWFKQGFFFDNWSITYHDYVPGKEKTREALLTVGNGYFGTRGAMAEAEVGQFNYPGTYMAGVFNRLISKVGGLDTENEDFVNVINWLPVSFRINDDEFFDINKAEILEVRRVLRFNNGVLYRRLVVRDEKGRETLIGTRRMASMDNPNLAAQEYTITPLNYSGKITVRSGLHGDHINAGVERYGQLNQKHIEPVLLGSEENIQFIVVKTTQSHTVIAAAAQVTVFEGKDREYVHFHKSHTAGRSQIEFTQRVQQGEFLRVQKIVALYHNTGQQEVDPLEKALEICKQYKTFDDVLEKSALRWEEIWDCIDIRIAGDRLAQKLLRLHLYHMMVTTSPLNASIDAGIPARGLHGEAYRGHIFWDELFILPFYNLHFKEVARSILMYRYRRLEEARKYAREYGHQGAMFPWQSGSNGREETQVIHLNPNSGEWGADHSSLQRHVSLAIAYNIWQYYHVTGDMQFMEEYGAELLFEICCFWASKSKLNRVTGRYEIIKVMGPDEFHEKYQDTNEGGLKDNAYTNLMVAWMFEKAGELLASMDEEKKDAVLERLRLTSGETERWNDIASRINLVISGDGIIAQYDGYFDLKELDFEEYRRKYNNIYRMDRILKAEGKMPDEYKVAKQADTLMTFYNLSKEEVDRILDRLDYRLPEDYLMKNLKYYLARTSHGSTLSRVVHAQLANLTGDHQLSWELYFDALTSDYNDIQGGTTAEGIHAGVMAGTVWVALASFAGLDLHGDFPRFNPNLPEHWRKISFSFNFRGDEYECEVTRETLRIRVDSDKADSLKIGIMDQVFDLESWEWMEFEI, translated from the coding sequence ATGGAATTGCACGCATTTGATGCTGTTATTTTTGACCTCGACGGGGTGATCACGAAAACTGCCCTGGTACACAGTGCTGCCTGGAAAAAAATGTTCGACGGTTACCTCAGGGAGAGGGAAACGAAGTACGGTGAGCCTTTCAGGGAATTTACCCTCAAGGATGATTATCTTCCTTTTGTTGATGGAAAACCTAGGTATAAAGGCGTAGAATCATTCCTCGAATCAAGAGGGATCAGCATCCCTTATGGTAATCCTTCAGATGACACTAAAATGGAGACAGTCTGCGGGATTGGCAACAGGAAAAACATCGCTTTTAATGAAGCCTTGAAAACGGATGGCGTCCAGGTTTATGAATCAACCGTAGCCCTGATCCACCGGTTAAAAGAAGAAGGTATCCGCGTAGGTGTGGCTTCTTCCAGCAAGAACTGCAGGCAGGTACTTGAAACAGCCGGCCTGCTTGATCTTTTCGAAACCCGTGTCGATGGCGAAGTGAGCGCCGAATTAGGTTTAAAAGGTAAACCTCAACCTGATATTTTTACCGTGGCAGCTGATAATCTCGGTGTTACCTATGACCGTGCGGTAGTGGTCGAAGATGCCGTTTCAGGTGTGGAAGCAGGGCGAAAAGGTAATTTTGGGCTGGTCCTGGGCATCGCCCGCGAAGAAAACGAAAAGGAGCTGTATGCCAATGGCGCCGATATTGTTGTGAAAGATATGGCGGACTTCGGTTTTGAAAGCATCAGCCAATGGTTTAAACAAGGCTTTTTCTTCGATAATTGGTCGATTACCTATCACGATTATGTCCCTGGGAAGGAAAAAACCAGGGAGGCCCTGCTGACTGTCGGAAATGGTTATTTTGGGACACGTGGGGCAATGGCTGAAGCGGAAGTGGGGCAGTTTAATTATCCGGGGACCTACATGGCCGGGGTTTTTAACCGCCTTATCTCAAAAGTAGGCGGCCTTGATACTGAAAATGAAGATTTTGTCAATGTTATCAATTGGTTGCCAGTTTCATTCAGAATTAATGATGATGAATTTTTCGACATTAACAAGGCTGAAATCCTTGAAGTCAGACGGGTACTCCGGTTCAACAACGGCGTCCTTTATCGCAGGCTCGTGGTCAGGGATGAAAAAGGAAGGGAAACCCTGATCGGCACCCGTCGCATGGCCAGCATGGACAATCCTAACCTGGCCGCCCAGGAATATACCATCACACCCCTGAATTATTCCGGGAAGATTACAGTGAGGTCAGGGCTCCATGGCGACCATATCAATGCCGGGGTAGAAAGGTACGGCCAGCTTAATCAAAAACACATTGAACCTGTTTTGCTTGGTTCTGAAGAGAACATCCAATTCATCGTGGTTAAAACCACCCAATCGCACACAGTTATCGCTGCAGCAGCCCAGGTGACTGTTTTTGAAGGTAAAGACCGTGAATATGTTCACTTCCATAAGAGCCATACCGCGGGCAGATCACAGATTGAATTCACCCAACGGGTTCAGCAAGGTGAATTTCTGCGGGTACAGAAAATTGTCGCCCTTTACCATAATACCGGGCAACAAGAGGTTGACCCGCTGGAAAAAGCCCTCGAAATCTGTAAACAGTATAAAACCTTCGATGACGTCCTCGAAAAATCAGCATTAAGATGGGAAGAGATCTGGGATTGCATTGATATACGGATTGCCGGTGACCGCCTGGCCCAAAAACTGCTGCGTTTGCACCTCTACCACATGATGGTGACCACTTCCCCGCTGAATGCATCGATTGACGCGGGTATCCCTGCCAGGGGACTGCATGGGGAAGCCTACCGCGGGCATATCTTCTGGGATGAATTATTTATTCTCCCGTTCTACAATCTCCATTTTAAAGAAGTCGCGCGTTCAATTCTTATGTACCGCTATCGCAGGCTGGAAGAGGCACGTAAATATGCCCGCGAATACGGTCACCAGGGTGCTATGTTCCCCTGGCAAAGCGGCAGCAATGGCCGGGAAGAAACTCAGGTCATCCACCTTAATCCCAATTCAGGTGAATGGGGCGCCGATCATAGCTCTTTGCAACGGCATGTTTCACTGGCGATCGCCTATAACATCTGGCAGTATTACCATGTTACCGGCGATATGCAATTCATGGAAGAATATGGAGCGGAGCTTTTATTTGAGATTTGTTGCTTCTGGGCAAGTAAAAGTAAACTCAACCGGGTAACGGGAAGATACGAGATCATCAAGGTAATGGGCCCGGATGAATTTCATGAGAAATACCAGGATACGAACGAAGGTGGACTCAAAGACAACGCTTATACCAACCTGATGGTTGCCTGGATGTTTGAGAAAGCAGGCGAATTGCTTGCATCAATGGATGAGGAGAAGAAAGATGCGGTGCTGGAGCGGCTCCGGCTCACCAGCGGTGAAACGGAACGATGGAACGATATTGCTTCACGGATCAACCTGGTCATTTCCGGTGATGGCATCATCGCCCAGTATGATGGCTATTTCGACCTGAAAGAACTTGATTTTGAAGAATACCGGAGAAAATACAACAATATTTACCGGATGGACCGTATCCTGAAGGCAGAGGGTAAAATGCCTGATGAGTATAAAGTGGCCAAGCAGGCCGATACCCTCATGACATTTTACAACCTCAGCAAAGAAGAAGTCGACCGGATTCTGGACCGGTTGGATTACCGCCTTCCGGAGGATTACCTGATGAAGAACCTGAAGTATTACCTGGCCCGGACGTCGCATGGCTCCACCCTCAGCCGTGTCGTGCATGCCCAGCTGGCAAACCTGACGGGTGATCATCAATTGAGCTGGGAACTTTATTTCGATGCCCTGACCAGCGATTATAACGATATCCAGGGAGGCACAACCGCCGAAGGCATCCATGCGGGAGTCATGG
- a CDS encoding alpha-amylase family glycosyl hydrolase produces MKDKYSDLFQVWEELYPEQPSDMLKVFTAEIDRFMTAKTLPPLEKEWYKDAVVYSLYVDLFNKDFVGLTARLDYLQSLGVNCLWLLPILESPMRDAGFDISDYRRIRKELAGLGENATDDQMRKLFGNFLKEAHSRGLRVIFDIATNHISEHHAWFKEARKSKDSPFRNFFIWSKDGKEYADARIIFYGIEESNWKKEGDEYYFHRFFDFQPDLNYRNPQVLIEMSRNLLFWMERGVDGFRADAIPYIWKEEGTACENLPKTHAIVRFFRTVIDLVRPNTLLLAEACQKPHEVVKYFGNGDECNAGYHFPLMPQIFKSVAMANRTPVVETLSLAVTPEIPAGAQWFTFLRCHDELSLELVYVTEEDRKYIHEHYCRKPEWDFRLGQGISARLAELMERDPARIGLIYSIMLSLPGTPVIYYGDEFGKFNDEAYYQEMKTTVGKDDTRFLVRGKIDWNSVKSALARPGSFESLVFIQVKTMLHARNAYPVFGRGKLSWVDLQKPDGRQAGEIMAYYRRFDNIDILVVQNLSADEISLKWDISFRKSLLGKVPEIGNGRIKLQGFEYFWLLV; encoded by the coding sequence ATGAAAGATAAGTATTCTGATCTTTTCCAGGTCTGGGAGGAACTTTATCCTGAACAGCCGTCCGATATGCTGAAAGTTTTTACTGCCGAAATCGACCGGTTCATGACAGCTAAAACTCTTCCTCCATTAGAAAAGGAGTGGTATAAGGACGCTGTCGTTTATTCCCTTTATGTCGATCTTTTTAATAAGGATTTTGTCGGGCTTACCGCGCGCCTTGATTATTTGCAGAGCCTTGGCGTCAATTGCCTGTGGCTACTGCCTATCCTTGAGTCACCCATGCGTGATGCTGGTTTTGATATCAGCGATTACCGGAGGATCAGGAAAGAGCTTGCAGGCCTGGGTGAAAATGCCACGGATGACCAGATGCGTAAATTGTTCGGGAACTTCCTGAAGGAGGCACACAGCCGTGGATTACGGGTAATTTTTGATATCGCGACAAATCATATTTCCGAACATCATGCCTGGTTTAAAGAGGCCAGGAAATCGAAGGATAGCCCTTTTCGTAATTTCTTTATATGGAGCAAGGATGGCAAAGAATATGCCGATGCCCGGATCATCTTCTATGGCATTGAGGAAAGCAATTGGAAGAAAGAAGGTGATGAGTATTATTTTCACCGCTTCTTCGATTTTCAGCCCGACCTGAATTACCGGAACCCTCAGGTTCTCATCGAAATGTCGCGTAACCTCCTCTTTTGGATGGAACGGGGCGTGGATGGTTTCAGGGCTGATGCGATCCCTTATATCTGGAAAGAAGAAGGCACTGCCTGCGAAAATCTTCCAAAAACCCACGCTATTGTCAGGTTTTTCCGGACAGTGATCGACCTGGTCAGGCCTAATACGCTTTTACTGGCTGAAGCCTGTCAGAAACCACATGAGGTTGTGAAATATTTTGGCAATGGAGATGAATGCAATGCCGGGTATCATTTTCCGCTGATGCCTCAGATCTTTAAATCGGTGGCCATGGCAAACCGCACACCTGTAGTAGAAACCCTCAGCCTGGCAGTGACGCCGGAAATACCTGCCGGTGCCCAATGGTTTACCTTCCTGCGATGTCATGATGAGTTGAGCCTGGAATTGGTTTATGTCACCGAAGAGGACCGGAAATACATCCATGAGCATTATTGCCGTAAGCCTGAGTGGGACTTCCGACTAGGACAGGGGATTTCGGCCCGACTGGCAGAGCTGATGGAACGTGATCCCGCCCGAATCGGGCTGATCTATTCCATCATGCTTTCACTTCCCGGAACGCCGGTGATTTATTATGGCGATGAATTCGGAAAGTTCAATGATGAGGCTTATTACCAGGAAATGAAGACGACAGTGGGCAAAGATGATACCCGCTTCCTGGTCAGGGGAAAAATAGACTGGAACAGTGTCAAATCGGCACTTGCCCGGCCCGGCTCTTTCGAATCCCTTGTTTTTATCCAGGTAAAGACGATGCTCCATGCACGCAATGCTTACCCGGTTTTCGGCAGGGGAAAACTTTCCTGGGTGGACCTTCAGAAACCTGATGGCCGGCAAGCTGGTGAAATCATGGCTTATTACAGGAGGTTTGATAATATTGATATCCTGGTCGTTCAGAATCTCTCCGCTGATGAAATCAGCCTGAAATGGGATATTTCCTTCAGAAAAAGCCTGCTGGGTAAAGTTCCGGAAATCGGGAACGGCCGGATAAAGTTGCAAGGATTTGAATATTTTTGGTTGTTGGTTTAA